TGATCCGCGCCGTCCGTCAGGGGCTGGACGAGTGCGCCGGCAAGCTGTCCGAATTTCTCCCCGATGAGGTGTGCCGGGAAAACGGACTCTGCCCCATCGGCCGCGCCTATGAAAACGTCCACTTTCCCGTCTCGCAGGAGGCGCTGGAGGAGGCCCGCCGCCGCCTGGTGTTCGAGGAGCTGTTCCTGCTGGCCCTGGGCCTTTCCGGGCTGCGCAGCCGCCGCCAGTCGCTCCAAGTGACGCCCTGCCGCCCGGTGGACATGGAACCGTTCTACCGCGCCCTTCCCTTCTCTCTCACCGATGCCCAGCGTCGCTGTGTGGACGAGGCCCTGAGCGACATGTGCTCCGGCAGACCCATGAACCGCCTGTGCCAGGGGGACGTGGGCTCCGGCAAAACCATGGTGGCCGCGGCCTGCGTCTACTTCACCGTACAAAACGGCGCCCAGGCCGCCCTGATGGCGCCCACCGAGATTCTGGCGGAGCAGCACTGCCGGAGCCTCTTTCCTCTGCTGGAACCCCTGGGCGTCCGGTGCGTCCTGCTCACCGGCTCCGTCAAGGGCAAGGCCCGCCGGGCCATCCTTGAACAGCTTGCACAAGGCACGGCCCACTTTGTCATCGGCACCCACGCGCTGATCTCCGGGGATGTGGCGTACAGGGACCTGGGATTGGTGGTCACCGACGAGCAGCACCGCTTCGGCGTGGGTCAGCGCGCGGCCCTTTCCTCCAAGGGCCGCTCCCCACACATCCTGGTCATGTCCGCCACGCCGATCCCAAGGACGCTGGCCCTCATCATCTACGGCGACCTGGATGTCTCCGTCATTGACAAGCTGCCTCCCGGGCGGCAGAAGGTCGACACCTTTGCCGTGGGCACCGGCTACCGGGAGCGGATCTACGCCTTTTTGCGCAAGGAGATCGCCCAGGGCCACCAGGCCTACATCGTCTGCCCTCAGGTGTCGGAAAATGAGGAGATGCCGGACGACCGTAAGGCGGTGACGGAGTACGCGCAGACGCTTCAGCGGGAGGTCTTTCCCGATCTGCGCATCGCCTTCATCCACGGCAAAATGAAGCCAAAGGAAAAGGAGGCGGTGATGGCCGCCTTTTCTCTTGGAAAAACCGATATTCTGGTGTCCACCACGGTCATCGAGGTGGGGGTGGACGTGCCCAACGCCACGGTGATGGTGGTGGAAAACGCCGACCGCTTCGGCCTGAGCCAGCTTCATCAGCTGCGGGGCCGGGTGGGGCGGGGCGGCGCCAAGTCCTACTGTGTGTTGATCGCCGATCCAAAGACCGAGGAGGCCAGGCAGCGGCTGCGGGTCATGGCCAAAACCTCGGACGGCTTCCGCATCGCCGAGGAGGACCTGCGCCTGCGGGGTCCGGGTGACTTTTTCGGCCAGCGCCAGCACGGGCTTCCCTCCTTGAAGATCGCCGACCTCTCCTGTGACATGGCCCTGCTGCTCAGGGCCCAGGCAGCGGCGGAGGAGATGCTCCGCGCCGACCCGGAGCTTACGCGCCACAGCGCCGTGGCCCGGCGGGTACAGGAATTGTTTGCCCAAAATGCGGACACACTGAACTGAAGACCACAGAAAGAAGCATTGCAATGAACAGACAAGTTTCCGAGAGTTACCCCATCGGCGTGCTGCTGGCCCTGGTCGGCGGTTTTTTGGACGCCTACACCTATCTCTGCCGGGGCGGCGTATTCGCCAACGCCCAGACCGGCAACATCGTCCTCTTCGGCCTGCACCTCTCTCAGGGGGAGTGGGGCGCGTCCCTGTCCTACCTGGTGCCCATCGCCGCCTTCTTTTTCGGCGTATATGTGACCGAGTCCCTGAAGAGCCGGTACAAAGGACGCGGGGGCAGGCTCCACTGGCGGCAGGTCACTGTGGCTGTGGAGGCGCTGGTGCTGTTGATCGTGGCCTTTCTTCCACAGGGTGACTGGGACTCCATGGCCAATATCCTAATCTCCTTTGTGTGCGCCATGCAGGTGGAGAGCTTCCGCAAGCTCAGCGGCAGTCCCTACGCCACCACCATGTGCACTGGGAACCTGCGCAGCGCCACGGAAAACCTCTACCATTTCCGCCGCACCGGAGA
This window of the Dysosmobacter acutus genome carries:
- a CDS encoding YoaK family protein, encoding MNRQVSESYPIGVLLALVGGFLDAYTYLCRGGVFANAQTGNIVLFGLHLSQGEWGASLSYLVPIAAFFFGVYVTESLKSRYKGRGGRLHWRQVTVAVEALVLLIVAFLPQGDWDSMANILISFVCAMQVESFRKLSGSPYATTMCTGNLRSATENLYHFRRTGDDAFLRRFRQYAGIILFFIAGAAVGAYATRRFCAEAVLFGLIGLAAVFLLMFREELEENGEEQK
- the recG gene encoding ATP-dependent DNA helicase RecG translates to MADLNTDVRYIKGIGEQKAKALGKLGIFTLRDLISYFPRAYEDRSAFRPISALIPGETACVQAMVAAPPTLSRIRRGLELVKLRAVDETGAIDITYFNQAYLKNSLKMGQSYVFCGRVEGTLLHRTMTNPVAEPEGRRERTGRIVPIYPLTAGVSQLLLIRAVRQGLDECAGKLSEFLPDEVCRENGLCPIGRAYENVHFPVSQEALEEARRRLVFEELFLLALGLSGLRSRRQSLQVTPCRPVDMEPFYRALPFSLTDAQRRCVDEALSDMCSGRPMNRLCQGDVGSGKTMVAAACVYFTVQNGAQAALMAPTEILAEQHCRSLFPLLEPLGVRCVLLTGSVKGKARRAILEQLAQGTAHFVIGTHALISGDVAYRDLGLVVTDEQHRFGVGQRAALSSKGRSPHILVMSATPIPRTLALIIYGDLDVSVIDKLPPGRQKVDTFAVGTGYRERIYAFLRKEIAQGHQAYIVCPQVSENEEMPDDRKAVTEYAQTLQREVFPDLRIAFIHGKMKPKEKEAVMAAFSLGKTDILVSTTVIEVGVDVPNATVMVVENADRFGLSQLHQLRGRVGRGGAKSYCVLIADPKTEEARQRLRVMAKTSDGFRIAEEDLRLRGPGDFFGQRQHGLPSLKIADLSCDMALLLRAQAAAEEMLRADPELTRHSAVARRVQELFAQNADTLN